The Bradyrhizobium barranii subsp. barranii genome segment TCCGCCAGCCCTTCGGCGCGCAGCAGGTCGCGCAGCTGCGCATGCGCGCCGACGATGCAGAAGATGACTTCGCGGGAGGCGAGTTCGTCGTAGAGCTCGTGCAGCATGCGCGCGCCGGCCAGATCGATATAAGGCGAGGCCGAAAGATCGCAGGCCACCAGCCGGATGCCTGGCGACCTCCGTAGCGCGATCAGGACCGTCTCCAGGATCGTCTCGGCATTGATGTAGAGCAGCGATGCTTCGGGGCGGAATGCGATGATTCCGGCCAGCGGTTCGACGTCCTCGTGCCTGGCGCTGTCGGAATAGCGGCCGCTGCCGGGCAATCGGCCAAGGAACGCGACATTCGGCCGCGAGGCGCGCGCCAGCAGCAGGAAGATCGATGCAATCGCTGCCAGTAGGACGCCCTGGAGGATGCCGAGCAGAAGCACGGATACCAAGGCAATCGCCGCCGCGTAGAAATCGATCCGGCTGACCCGCCACATCCGCAGCAGCGCACGCACGTCCACGAGCTTATAGACCGCGGCAAAGACGATGGCTGCGAGCACGGCCTTGGGCAGGTTGGTCAAGAGACCGGTAAAGAACAGAAGGCACAGCCCGAGCGTCACGGAGCAAATCACCAGCGCCAGCGGCGTCCGTGCGCCGGCGCTGTCATTGACGGCCGATTGCGACAGGCCGCCTGCGACGGGATAGCCATGGCCAAAGGCGGCCGCGAGGTTCGCGGCGCCAAGACCCAAAAACTCCTGCCGCACGTCGAGGGGATAGCCGTGCCTGGCGGCAAAGCTGCGGGCGGCCGAAACCCCTTCGATGTAGGCGAGCAGCACGCATCCGGCGGCGAGCGGGAAGAGATCGTCGAACTCCAGCAGCCCGAATGTCGGCAACCCCGGTGTCGGCAACCCTTCCGGTATCTTCCCGGTGACGGGCACACCGAGGGCCGGAAGGCCGAACAGCGTCGCCACCACGATCGCAAGCGCCACGATCGTGATGCCGACCGGTTTGCCCGGCAGAAACCGCTCGCCAAGCAGGAGCAGCAGCAGTGCAACTGCGCCGATCCCCAGTACGAGGACATCGACATGCCCAAGTTGCCCTGCCAGCTTGATCGCGCGGTCGAAAAAGTTGTGGCCGCCGCCGGCGACCCCGAACAGGCTCGGCAACTGGCTCATGATGATGGTGAGCCCGGCACCAGCCTTGAAGCCAACCAGAATGCTGTCGCTGACAAGGCGGACGAGCACGCTGAGCTTGAACAGCCAGGCGATGAAGCACAGCACCGCCACCGCGAAGGCCGCCAGGCTTGCGATCTGCGCATAGCGCACCGCATCCCCGCCGGCCAGCGCGCCGACTGTCCCGGCGATCATCAGCGAGATCGCCGAAGTCGGGCCGATCGCGAGCTGGCGTGACGACCCGAGCAGAGCGTAGCCGATGCCGCCGAGCATGTAGCCGTAGACACCGACCTGTGGCGCGAGACCGGCGAGCGCCGCATAAGCCAGCGAGACCGGGATGGCGTAAGCGGCGAGCGTCACACCGGCGACGGCGTCGAAGGGCAACCATTCGCGCCGGTAGCCGGCAAGCCAGGAGGCCGGCGGAAAGAACCGGGTCCATCCGGGTTCGGACGGCGCGCTCACCGCACCACCTCGTGATGCGGCACCTCGCACCGCAACAGCACGATCAGCAGCACGATCACGGGAACGCCGAGCGCGAGATCCGGGATGCCTTTGGTGGCAAGGGCCCCGACAGCGGCGCCAAGGCCGAACACCGCGCACAGGCCGACGAAGATGCCCGAACGGCGCAGCGTTCGCGGCGGCGCGCCTCCGGACGCAGCCGCAAAAATGTTTTCGATCGCCTGGCGCATGTTGCCGGTAATCATCACCGTGCTACAGACCACACCCTCGACCTTTGTGAAGATCGCGGTCTGCATCGCGGCAACGAGCGAAATGCCGAGCGTACCGGCGATATCCGGCAGCCGATTGTGCAGAATGCCGATCGCGATCAAGAGCAGAATCTCGATCAGCGTGCTGATCGCGCTGGCCCGTTCGCCGGCAGCGCGGCGCAGCCAGGCGGCGATCACGATGCCAACCGCGAAGGCCAGCATCGGCGGCACGAAGTGAAACGCCTTCGCCCAGTTGCCGGCGGTCGCATAGACCCAGAGAAAGATCAGGTTGGCGGTCTGGGCATTGGCCATCACGCCGTGGATGATCCAGGTATAGGCATCGATATAGCCGCCGGCGAAGGCGAGCAGCAGGACGATCTCGACCGTCTCATCGCGGCGCACCGCATCGGCTACGACATCCAGAGTGCTCATGCTGACAAAGCGGGCCGTCGCAGGTTCTGCATGCGCGCATAGGCGGCGCCCTGCCGCCGGCAAGGCTTGATCTGGATCAAGCAATCTCCCTTCCCCGCAAATCAAATCGGCCAAAGCACCGGGGGAATTGCGACCATGGAAACCGTCAGGTGGATCATCTCCACCGCTCCGGAAATCTTCCTGCTGCTGGCCATTGCAATCGGCTCCCTCCTCGGCCGGATCAAGATTCGTGGCTTCTCGATCGGAACGACCGCCTGTGTGCTGATCGTCGCCGTCCTGATCGGGCAACTCGGAAGCTTTGCTTTTCCGCCGATCCTCAGGGCGATCCTGTTCAGCCTCTTCGTGTTCACCATCGGCTACCGCTCCGGCCCGGAATTCTTTGCTTCCTTGAGCTTTCGGACCCTGGCGCAGGTTGTCCTGGCGCTGGTGATCGGCGCTACCGGCCTCGTCATCGTGCTCGTCTTCGCCCATGTCTTCGAGCTCGATACCGGAACTGCGGCGGGGCTGACCGCCGGCGCGCTGACCCAGTCCTCGGTGATCGGCACCGCGTCGGGCGCGCTGGCGCAACTCGGTCTGCCGAAGGCGGCGCTGGAGCAGCAGGAGGCCAATATCGCGGCCGGCTATGCCGTGACCTACGTGCTCGGCTACATCTTGACGCTGTTGTTCGTCCCGTTCGTCGCGCCCATCCTGATGCGGGTCGATCTCAAGGCGGAGGCTGCGAAGCTCGAAGCCGAGCTGGCCGGCGGCGCGCCACCGAAGACCGAAAACCTGTCCTATCGCAAATTCCAGGCGCGCGCCTATCGCGTCTCGACCGCCGCTGGCTCCACGATCGCGGCGATCGAAGCCGAGATCGGCAGCCGCACCGTCGTGGAGCGGATCGTGCGCGCCGGAGCAGACATCAAGCCGCAGCATGACACCCGGCTCGAAGCCGGCGACGATGTCGTGATTGCCGGCCCCACCACGGCAATCGTGGCGGCCAAGCCCCTTCTCGGCGTCGAAATCGACGCCGGCGAACTCCTGCGCAACTTGCCCGGCAACGTGACCGAGGTCCTCGTGGAAAACCGCAGGCTGCACGGCCGTTCGATCCGGGACATCGCCGAGCGGCTCGGCGACGATGCGCGCGGCGTGTTCCTGCGCTCCCTGACCCGCATGGGCCGCGAGGTGCCGCTCGGCCCCGACACGCGCGTCTATATCGGCGACATCATGACGCTGGTCGGCAGCACCGGCAACATCGCGCGGGCGACAACGCAGGTCGGACACGCCCTCAACGCGTCCGACCGGACCGATATTGCTTTCCTCACCGCAGGCATTGCCGTCGGTCTGTTGGCCGGCCTTGCAAGTTTCAAAGTCGGTGCCGTCGCGCTGACGCTCGGCGGCGGAGGCGGCGCGCTGATCTCCGGCCTCGTCTGCGGCTGGCTGCGGTCGCGAAACCCGACCATGGGCGCGCTGCCACCGGCGGCGCAACAGACGCTGAGCGATCTGGGGCTTGGCGGCTTCATCGCGGCGATTGGGCTCGGCAACGGCCTTGCCGCCTGGACAGCCATTCAGGCGCACGGCCTCCTGCTGGTCGGCATGGGCATCGTCGTCACGCTGATCCCGCTGACGGCCGGGACCCTGTTCGCCCGCTACGTGCTCCGCATGAACCCGGTCGTGACCTGCGGCGCGCTCGCCGGTGCCATGACGGTCGACGCCGCCGTGACAGGCGCGTGCGACGTCGCCGAGAGCAAGACGCCGGTGCTTGGTGTCGCCGTGCCCTACGCGGTCGGCAACGTGTTGCTAACGGTGCTGGGCCCGATCGTCGTTGCCGCTACGTATACGGGGTGAAGGAGATCGCGATGCGCTCGCTTCTGGCTGTAACGCTTCGATCCCTGGCGACCACCCTGCTCGTTCTGGCCTCGCTCTCCGCCCCAACGCGGGCTGAGGACGAGGTCCGAATCCAGGAAGAGATCTGGGCTCTGCCGCTGCCGTTGCCGATGTTCGCCTATCTGGTGCGCCCGGTCGGCGACGGCCCTTTCCCTCTGGTGATCATGAACCACGGCGTCTCTCTCAATCCGTCCGACCGGAGCTTCTTCCCGCTGGTGGAATTCCGCGACGCTGCAAAGTGGTTCGCAAAGCGCGGCTATCTCGTGGTCGCACCGGTCGGCAGCGGCTATGGCGCCGCGGCCCTCGACATTCCCGAGCGCGCGCTCTACGGGCCATTCTTTTCCAAGGTCGGAAAGTGCACGAACCCCAACTTCCATGATGCGGGCCTCGCAGTCGCCAAGGTCGATCTCTGGATCATCGACTACATGGCCGCCGAGAAACGGATCATTCCAAAGGACGTGATCGTGGTCGGCCAGTCCGCCGGAGGCTGGGCTTCCATCGCCTTGTCCAGTGTGAACCCACCACAGGTGAAGGCCATCATCACCTTCGCCGCCGGCCGCGGCGGGCGGGTCGGCGGCAAGCCGAATAACAATTGTGCACCCGACAAACTGGTCGAGGCGACCGCGGATTTCGGCAGCACGTCGCGGGTGCCGATGCTGTGGATCTACATCGAGAACGACACGTTTTTCGGCCCCGACCTGTCGAAGCGCATGCATGCAGCATTCACGGCGGCAGGCGGCCGCGCCGAATATCATCTGATGCCGCCGTTCGGCGGCGAGGGCCATTTCTTCATCGGCTCGCCGGACGCGATCCCGCTGTGGTCGCCGC includes the following:
- a CDS encoding SulP family inorganic anion transporter — translated: MSAPSEPGWTRFFPPASWLAGYRREWLPFDAVAGVTLAAYAIPVSLAYAALAGLAPQVGVYGYMLGGIGYALLGSSRQLAIGPTSAISLMIAGTVGALAGGDAVRYAQIASLAAFAVAVLCFIAWLFKLSVLVRLVSDSILVGFKAGAGLTIIMSQLPSLFGVAGGGHNFFDRAIKLAGQLGHVDVLVLGIGAVALLLLLLGERFLPGKPVGITIVALAIVVATLFGLPALGVPVTGKIPEGLPTPGLPTFGLLEFDDLFPLAAGCVLLAYIEGVSAARSFAARHGYPLDVRQEFLGLGAANLAAAFGHGYPVAGGLSQSAVNDSAGARTPLALVICSVTLGLCLLFFTGLLTNLPKAVLAAIVFAAVYKLVDVRALLRMWRVSRIDFYAAAIALVSVLLLGILQGVLLAAIASIFLLLARASRPNVAFLGRLPGSGRYSDSARHEDVEPLAGIIAFRPEASLLYINAETILETVLIALRRSPGIRLVACDLSASPYIDLAGARMLHELYDELASREVIFCIVGAHAQLRDLLRAEGLAEKTDSGQWLRSLDSVLGDDPANTAQRTV
- a CDS encoding YoaK family protein, producing MSTLDVVADAVRRDETVEIVLLLAFAGGYIDAYTWIIHGVMANAQTANLIFLWVYATAGNWAKAFHFVPPMLAFAVGIVIAAWLRRAAGERASAISTLIEILLLIAIGILHNRLPDIAGTLGISLVAAMQTAIFTKVEGVVCSTVMITGNMRQAIENIFAAASGGAPPRTLRRSGIFVGLCAVFGLGAAVGALATKGIPDLALGVPVIVLLIVLLRCEVPHHEVVR
- a CDS encoding aspartate:alanine exchanger family transporter — translated: METVRWIISTAPEIFLLLAIAIGSLLGRIKIRGFSIGTTACVLIVAVLIGQLGSFAFPPILRAILFSLFVFTIGYRSGPEFFASLSFRTLAQVVLALVIGATGLVIVLVFAHVFELDTGTAAGLTAGALTQSSVIGTASGALAQLGLPKAALEQQEANIAAGYAVTYVLGYILTLLFVPFVAPILMRVDLKAEAAKLEAELAGGAPPKTENLSYRKFQARAYRVSTAAGSTIAAIEAEIGSRTVVERIVRAGADIKPQHDTRLEAGDDVVIAGPTTAIVAAKPLLGVEIDAGELLRNLPGNVTEVLVENRRLHGRSIRDIAERLGDDARGVFLRSLTRMGREVPLGPDTRVYIGDIMTLVGSTGNIARATTQVGHALNASDRTDIAFLTAGIAVGLLAGLASFKVGAVALTLGGGGGALISGLVCGWLRSRNPTMGALPPAAQQTLSDLGLGGFIAAIGLGNGLAAWTAIQAHGLLLVGMGIVVTLIPLTAGTLFARYVLRMNPVVTCGALAGAMTVDAAVTGACDVAESKTPVLGVAVPYAVGNVLLTVLGPIVVAATYTG
- a CDS encoding alpha/beta hydrolase family protein, producing MRSLLAVTLRSLATTLLVLASLSAPTRAEDEVRIQEEIWALPLPLPMFAYLVRPVGDGPFPLVIMNHGVSLNPSDRSFFPLVEFRDAAKWFAKRGYLVVAPVGSGYGAAALDIPERALYGPFFSKVGKCTNPNFHDAGLAVAKVDLWIIDYMAAEKRIIPKDVIVVGQSAGGWASIALSSVNPPQVKAIITFAAGRGGRVGGKPNNNCAPDKLVEATADFGSTSRVPMLWIYIENDTFFGPDLSKRMHAAFTAAGGRAEYHLMPPFGGEGHFFIGSPDAIPLWSPLVAKFLDAQK